The Paenibacillus sp. RC334 nucleotide sequence TCCATTTCCTCAAAGCCCCGGTTAAACGTACGCAAATTAGGCTCCACCAGCTGTGGATTTTTCTTCTCAAAGGTACTGCGAATAACCGATCTCATCGCCTCCGGATCTAAAAAATCACAGACACGGAACAGCGCACCCAACATGGACGTATTCAGTTTGGTCCGCTCCTCCAGTGCGATGCCCATGGCATCCACTACCGCCAGCGTGCCGGATACCAGTCCCAAATCAGCCCGTATTTCCTCTGTCGGACGCGTGGAATTGACCACAACGATCCCATCCGCCGGAAGCCCGCTGATGACATTGACCGTTTTGTACAATGTTTCATGAAAAATGCCTACCACATGCGGTTGCTCGATCGGACTGTGATCACGGATATCTACCCCGGGATCACAGAACCGTACAAAGCTTTTGACCGGGGTTCCCTTCTTTTCAGAACCATAGGACGAAAAATTGGAAGCATTAAGCCCCAGACCAAGCACGCCCGTTTCGGCCAGCATTTTACCAGCCAGATTAGCGCCGAGTCCACCAATGGATTCCAGCCGGATTTCAAAAAAATCCGAGTCGATTTGTACGCGTTAAAATAGACAATGTGATAAGCCCCCTTCTTTTGCAAATCTTACTGTGCTTGAAAAGCTCATATCCAAAAATGGAAAATGCATTCTAATGAAAAGGCTATCACAACACTTACTTTTCGAATGTGATTTTATTCACTTTAATACCTGCGTGTTTGCGATAAAACAGCAAACCGACAAACAAAAGACAACAAAAAGCCGCACTGTCCAAAGACAGAACGGCTTAGGTGTAACGTTATACAAAAAGATCATGCATTTAACGGTATATTACGCGTCAAATACTTTAACCTCTTTCATTTTGTCGCCTTGTTTTACAGCATCAATGAATTCCATACCTTTGGTCACTTGACCAAATACAGTATGTACTCCATCCAAATGCGGCTGTGGTGCGTAGCAGATGAAGAATTGGCTTCCACCTGTGTTACGGCCTGCATGCGCCATGGACAGAACGCCCTTGGCATGCTTCGTTGTGTTCGTAGCTGTTTCGCAGTCGATTGTGTAGCCAGGGCCGCCTGTGCCTGTTCCATTAGGACAACCACCTTGGGCAACAAAGCCTGGAATTACACGGTGAAAGCTCAAGCCGTTGTAGTAGCCGCTGTTTGCCAGTTTTTCAAAGTTAGCAACCGTGTTTGGCGCTTCTTCTGGAAAAAAATCAATTTCGACGATACCGCCATTTTCAAGATCTATTCTACCTTTTTTCATTGTTTGTAGCTCCTTTTCAACCTGTTTTGAAAGCTAAATAGCATCAAGCTCCAGTTTACTATGAATTGCCGCGCTTAGCAAAGCCTTGTCCAAAAAAAGAGACCATTATCCCCGGTATATCACTTCCGGCTAAATGGTCTACTTCGTCACGCTTATCAAAATCAGGAAGAAACCGTTATCTTGGCGTTGGGATGAACCGATGAACCGGCTTGGTCACGAACCAGGCGCTGTGGCACGACATCATTCCGAACGATATCCTCATAGCTTTCCCGGCGCACCACCAGCTCGGCCTCACCATTGTTTACAAATACAACCGCTGGTCGGCGTATCCGGTTATAATTACTCGCCATGGAATAATTGTAGGCTCCGGTTGAAGCAACAGCGAGCAAATCCCCGTTGGTCGGACGCGGCAGCTCCACATCCCAAATGAGCATATCGCCGCTTTCACAGCATTTGCCCGCAATGGATACCGTCTCCTCGTTCGCATCGTACGCTCGGTTAGCCAGCATGGCTTCATACCTCGCCTGATATAGCGCTGGACGCGGATTATCCGTCATTCCACCGTCCACCGAGACGTATTTCCGTACCTGCGGAATATCCTTGATACTTCCTACCGTGTATAAGGTTGTGCCTGAATCGCCCACAATACTGCGTCCCGGCTCAATCCAGATTTCTGGAAGCTCATCATAAAGCCCGGAAAAATGAGTTTTTACCGCTTCGCCGATAGCCTGCACATAGGTGGAAATTTTCAGTGGTGTGTCCTCTTCTGTGTAACGAATGCCAAATCCCCCACCCAGATTAATAACCTTGAAAGAAAACTGAAGCTGTTCCTTGATTTCTCTGGAAAAAGCGGCAACCCGTTCGGCAGCCATTTGGAAACCGTTCACTTCAAAAATTTGCGATCCGATATGGGAATGTACCCCCAGTAAGTTCAGATGATCCAGCCTGATAGCCTGCTCCACCGCATGACGTGCTGTACCGTTCGCAATGTCAAAACCGAACTTTGAATCCTCTTGGCCTGTGCCCATATATTCGTGCGTATGCGCTTCAACCCCCGGTGTAACCCGCAATAAAATATTTACCTGCTGATTCCGCTCGGAGGCAAGGGCCTGAAGCAAATGCAGCTCCATCTCGCTGTCGACCACGAAGCAACCAATTTGCGCATCTAGCGCCATTTCAATTTCTTCCGGTGTTTTGTTGTTGCCGTGAAAATGGATTCGCTCTGCCGGAAATCCAGCTTGCAGCGCGGTGAACAACTCTCCACTGGAAACGACGTCGAGCGACATCCCTTCTTCTGCAGCCAAAGCACACATTGCCATTACGCAAAATGCTTTGCTTGCATAAGCGACTTGAAACTTCAACCCGGTTTCACGAAAAGCTTCTATAAACTCCCGGCAACGCTGGCGTACTAACTGTTCATCTACAATATATAGCGGTGTTCCAAAACGCTCCTTCAAAAACGTTGTATCACATCCGCCAATCTCCAAATGTCCATTGCTGTTAATTTTACTGCTTCCATGCAAATACATGTTCTGGCGCCTCTCTTTCTGGAACAAACAAAGTCATATTCCATCGAATGTTAACACCAGTATAGCAAAAAAAGCATCAAGAAGAATGGATTTTTATGCAGATCATTTATATTAATGTTCTTGCCTGTTGCCAGAGTTCGAATCCGTGCTTGCATCCGTGTTCGGCATGCGCGTATTGTCCCGCGTTTTGTTAGATGACGGACGGTTAGGCGCATTCAGCACAGGCATACGGAACAAGATAGAAGCCATCGCCTTGGCATTAAAAGGAATGAACGGCCACAGGTAGGAAGAATTGTATGACCGGTGCAGTGTTAGCATCAAAATGATCAGTGTCGTGCCTACGATAAAACCCGGAACGTGGAAAATAGCCACAGCGATCAGCAAAAACAGCCGGATTAGCCGATTCGCCAATCCCAATTCATAGCTCGGTGTTGCGAACATCCCGATAGCAGCCACAGCCATATACAGCACAACTTCGTTGACGAACAGTCCCGTTTTGACCGCAATATCCCCGACCAAAATGGCGGCGATCAAGCCCATCGCGGAAGCCAGCGGTGTCGGTGTATGGACAGCCGCCATGCGCATGAGATCGACCCCTAGCTCCACAATGATAAACTGTGCGATCAGCGGGAGATGGGCTTCCTTTTGAGGACCGATAAAATCAAGAAACGCCGGTTTTAGCTCGGGATTGATGACCATAAGCAGCCACATCGGAAGCAAAAACATCGAGGCAAAAATCCCTATAAAGCGAACCCAGCGCAAATAGCTCCCCATAAAAGCCGTTTGCCGATTCTCTTCTGCATGCTGGCAAAGGTCAAAAAAGGTGGTAGGCAAGATCATCACGCTGGGTGAGGTATCGACGAAAATAACGAGTCGCCCTTCCATAATATGCGAAGCCACGACATCTGGTCGCTCCGAATATCGCACTAATGGATATGGATTCCAGCCTTTATTAATTATCGTCTCCTCTAATTGCTTATCCGCCAGCGGGATGCCGTCCAGATCGACGTTTTTAATTTTGTCGCGTACGGTATCCACCATCACTTTATCCACGATATCATCAATGTAGCCCAAGCATACGTCTGTCCGGGTGCGGCGACCAACCTGCATCGCCTCAAATTTAAGGCCGGGGTCCCGCAAACGGCGGCGAACCAGACCCACATTTGTCAGCATCGTCTCTGTAAAGCCGTCACGGGCACCGCGTACGACGCGCTCCAGTGACGGCTCCTCGGGATTGCGTACCGGGTAATTACGGGTATCCAAAATGACCGAAAAGCGCTCACCTTCCATAAAGAAGGCGCTATAGCCTGTCAGCACCTTGTTGATGACAACCGACATTTTTTCGCTCTTTTCCACCTGAATATGCGGAATATAATTTTCAAAATACGATTGCAGTCCATCCGTAGACAGATCATCCGGTGTTAGATAGGTGAGCCGCTTTAGCACTTCAACCATGACTTGGTCCTTGGCAAAGGTATTCAGAAACAGATAGCCGATATGACGCCCACCTAGTGTCATCTCCCTGAATACGACGTCAAAGGTCTCCCCCAGACCGATTACTGCTTTAAGCGTTTCCCGATTATCCTTCATCCTTGGCGATATATCATCCTTACCCTGCCAATAGAGGACGGATTCCTCTACGTTATCAGAGCGCTCACTCTCTTTTTTATGTTTATAATGTGCTGACTCCTGTGCCTGCCTTTTTTTCCACGGGCTCATTTCTTCCTTGCCAGCAGTATAACCTTCATTCCCGATGGCTCCGTCCTCCTGATGATCTTGATGATCTTGATCCGGTCTATGCTCCATATCTCTTGCCCCCTTCACTTTCCTCGTTATCGGTTGTATACGAACCAGTCAAAAAACGAACCAGTCACCTTACCCAGCACCATCGCCATCAGCAAGCCAAACATATACACGGTCATATGGAGCCGCTTGGCGAGTATAGGCAAGAGATTCAGTACCTCAGTCAGTGCTGCGGCAAGTAAACCGATAAACACTCCGCAAAACAACCCCGGTATCCACGTAAGTACACCCGGCAACGGCAAGCAAATATTCCAAAAATCTGCCACCGTTCCCACCACTGAACCCAAAATCATAGATTTTTCATATGCTCGTGATTGTTTATAGGTACGGGTAAGCTGTGCCAGCCGAGGAATCATATCCAGCACAATAAAAAGTGCGATCACGCCACCACCCACCGCTACGCCTCCAGCGATACCTAAGATGATCTGAAGTACACCCTGTACATATATCATCATCGGCGCTTATCCTTCGTATGCATGCGGGCCATCTTTTCATATTCCTCCGCCACAACGTACTGATCCACGTTTTCCTGATACAGATACATTTCCACTTCCAGCGGCGTCGGCTCCTCGTTCCATTTTTTTTGAACAAATGATTAAAGAACACAATCATGCCGAAGCCGATGCCGATCGAATACGCAATCTGGAACAGATATGGATGCTCATCCTTGTGTCCGGTAATCATTTCAACAATCCGCACCTGCACCTCCATCATGCTGACGTCAGCGTGGAAATTCATAATCGTGAGCGCAGATCCAAAGAACAGAAGCAACCATACCAAAACAAACAATATTCTGGATGGCTTACGCGGTTTCTCCACGATTTCCACAAGCACATGCGGCTTGCCGAGAGATTCCACGACGACACCCGGAATGCGTTCTCTAATTTTCGAAATGATTTGCAGCATGTCCACCAGTATCAGATTACCGTCCTGCTGCTGCGGCCGCTTGAGAACAAGCTCCAGCAGATCGTTTTCCCATTCGGGATCTGCCAGCAGATGGGCTACATCTCCCAAACGCAAGTCATGCCCCTGTAACATGCGTACTCGACTGCGGAGACGTAAATAGACTATGGGAGCCACTGTAGGAGCCGGATTATGAGTCATCCGATCCCCTCCTTATCCTCGTAATTACCTTATTATGAGACGAAGCCAAGAAACATATTCTGCGCACTTTCTTTTTCTCCACGCAAAAAGGGTATTCCTGACCATTAACATGGCTTGTGAATACCCTTTTGAATTACACAGGCATGAGGATTTAGCAAAATTCCTAACCGATATTATTGAGCAATCTGATCGCGAATCGACTGCAAAATCTTTTTTCCAGCCGCGATACCTGCACCTGGGAAATACCAAGTCGGCTTGCGACCTCCGATTGGGTCTGATCGCGATAATAACGTAGATATACAATGAGCCGTTCCCGCTCAGTCAGCCCGCCGATAGCCTCATTCAGCGCCAGCTTATCGAACCATCGCTCCTGCGATTCATCAGCAATCTGATCCATGAGCGTAATCGGATCACCGTCATTTTCGAACACTGTTTCGTGAATCGAGGTTGGCGGCTTGTTAGCCTCCTGGGCAAAAACAACATCCTCTGGTGTAACTCCCAGTTCATCTGCGACTTCCTTGATCGTAGGTAAACGGTTCAGCCGTTTGGACAGCTCGTCCTTCATTTTGCGAACCTTATTGGCCGTCTCCTTTAAGGAGCGGCTAACCTTGAGCGTGCCGTCATCGCGCAGAAAACGTTGAATTTCCCCAATAATCATCGGGACCGCATACGTTGAAAATTTGACTTCATAGCTTAGATCGAATTTGTCCACCGATTTTAACAAACCGATGCAGCCGATCTGAAAAAGATCGTCAGGTTCATATCCCCGGTTCATAAAGCGCTGCACGACAGACCAGACGAGCCGGATATTACTATTGACCAGCGTCTCACGGGCATCATTATCACCGGATTGACTCAGTGCAATGAGCCGTTTGACTTCAGCATCCTCCAAATAGCTGTTCGAAGTTTTTTTTCCTCCTGCTTCCATAGGATCAACCCCTAATTATATAAAGCTTTCTTGGATTCAATCCTTTTCTTCATCCGGACCGACGTGCCTCCGCCCGGCTCACTGACTGCTTCAAACTCATCCATGAAATTTTCCATAATAGTAAAACCCATGCCGGACCGTTCCAATTCAGGCTTCGACGTATACAGTGGCTGCTTCGCCAGCTCCAAATCCTCAATCCCTCTTCCTGCATCTTCAATCACCAATGTTACCACGTCCGTTTCAATCCCAACCTTGATCGTCACGACTCCAGACGGATCGCTGTCATAGCCGTGAATAATACTGTTCGTCACCGCCTCGGACACCACGGTTTTCAGATCGCTTAGCTCGTCCATCGTCGGATCAAGCCGGGAAATAAAGGCAGCGACAGCGACGCGGGCAAACGCTTCATTCTCGGATTTGGCGGCAAACTGCAAGCTCATGAAATTGTTTCCTGTACTTTCTCTCATGACACCACCTCCAGTTCCGTGAGCGCATTTCCCTCGTTTTCATATACAGGCATGATTTTAAACAAGCCTGACATATCCAGCAGTCGGTGTACCGGCGGATTGACATCACAGACAGCCATCTTCCCGCCCTTTTGTTTAATCAGCTTGTAACGTCCCAAGATAACGCCAAGGCCGGAGCTGTCCATAAACTGGAGATTCTTCAAGCTGAGCACGATATGCTCGCATTGGCGGCGCTGAATCGCCTCATCCATTTGCATACGGACCATGTCCGACGTATGGTGATCAAGCTCACCGGACAGCCTTACAATCAGCACCCCCCGGTGATGCTCCATTTCAATTTGCAGGTTCATGCTTACTCACTCTCCTCCCGGTCTTGGACAAGGATTTCTACGCAGCCGCAGACGATTCCTGCCCTCCGACAAAACTAGAAGAAAACCCCTTAAAATCTACAAAGAAAACAGATTCGACATGGTACGTTTAAACAATTTCCACCATCCAGCCTTCTCCACCGCTACGGGTGCGGTTATGTTAAACTCCTTGAGCCGTTTACCATCCTGATAGACAACCAGCTTGCCGACCGGATCACCTGCACGGACAGGAGCTTTCAGACTTGGAGCGAGTTGCAGCTCATGACGCAGTGTTTCCTTAGTTCCTCCCTTTTTCACCAGCACACTGTAGGAACGATCTGCCTGAATTTTCAGCTCCGGCAGTACACCCTTCTCGACTTTCACGCTTCCCAGCAGGTCACCCGGCTTGTACACTGATTTCATCGTGTATTGGGAAAAAGCATAATCGAACATGGAAGATACTTCATTGTTACGTGTTTTAGTATTCGGTTCGCCAAGTACGACAGCGACTACACGCATACCATCACGCTTGGCAGTAGCGGAAAGGCAAAATTTCGCTTCCCCTGTATAGCCTGTTTTCAGCCCGTCCGCTCCTGTATAGAAACGAACCAGCTTATTCGTATTCACCAACCAAAACGGCTTGGCCGAGGATTTGCGTAAATAGTCCTGATACGCTCCTGTATATTTTGTAATTTGAGGATATTTCAGCAGTTCACGGCTCATGACCGCAATATCATGCGCAGAAGAATAGTGATTTTTTACCGGCAAACCGTTGCAATTGGCAAAATGGGTATCCTTTAAACCAAGCTGCTGCGCCTTGGCATTCATCAATTCGACAAAAGCCTGCTCAGAGCCCGCAATTTTCTCAGCCATCGCCACGGAAGCATCGTTGCCGGAAGCCATCGCCACTCCCTTAAGCATCTCATCGACCGTCATTTCTTCTCCGGGCTCCAGAAAAATTTGCGATCCGCCCATCGAAGCCGCATATTCGCTGGCCCGTACTTTGTCGGTCAGCTTGAGTTTGCCATCATGAATAGCCTCCATCGTCAGCAGCATAGTCATAATTTTGGTAATACTCGCCGGAGGAAGCTTTTCACGGCTATTTTTTTCATAGATGACTGTACCCGTATCCGCATCCATCAGGATCGCTGAGAGAGCCTCGGGAGCCAGCTCAGCCGCAGAACCCTCCTTGGGCTTGCTTTCAGGTTTGCTTTCCTCGGCCCAACCGCCGACGGGGACAGCAGTCAAGGCTACAAGACAAGCCAGGATGAACGCTACCACTTTTTTCTTCACAATCGGTTCCCTCCTCAACATATTGGCGTAAAGCACCGGAGCCCGTAAGCTTACTCCTCCGGCCTATTCGCGTGCTGCTAACCATTGTCGTCAGATTGGATGAAAAATATTCCATACACCTGAAAACATCAAATAGCACCAAGCTGAGTCAGCATGGTGCAGATTTTCCAAAATTAAACTGTACCCTTTTATTTCAAAAAGACTTTTTATCCGTTTATACAAATTCTCATCTCTAAGCAGACAGTATTCTTTTTAGATTACCGCTATTGACTTGTAGGGCGAATGATCATTTTATTAATAGCTACATCCGAAGGTTAGTCGTAACCATTCCTTGCGATATAATTGTTGTACGAATATTGTTGGCATACTCCTCTTTACGCAGACCCTCAGAAATCGTACGCACAGCAAACTTGGTACCAACCCGCTCAAGTAAACGCAGTGCTGTATCGCGCGCTTCCCGTTCATTTAATATCCCGAGTTCTCTGGGTGCAAACATGATATTTTTTAGTACACTGAAATGAGGAAACAGGTTGAAATGCTGAAACACCATACCAATATTCTCGCGTGCTTTGTGACACAGACAACTTCACCTTCGGTGACCGACATATCGATTTCCTTTCAGAACCTGATTCGTGCCAAAACTTTTCTTTAATCCTTCAACCTTAATTTTACCCACGACGAACCTTCACCTCCAGATAGTCAGCAATTTTAGTCAATGTTATGATGACAATCTTACCTGATTGCGTCAACTCCACAAGGCCAATGACGGATAAGATCGACGTATCTTTCAATGTAATAACCATCTAATTAATAAATGAAGGGATCATAATCCGTATTGCCTGAGGAATTACGATCTTCATCATAGCTTTACGATAAGGAAGTCCCAGGGAACGGGCGGCTTCCATCTGTCCACGATCAACCGATTGAATTCCCCCGCGGAAGATATCCACAAATACGGTAGCAACACCACGAAGGAACTTATTTTGTCCCACTTTCATAAAGCCAAAGATGCACTCCCCTGCAAGGTCATCTTCTTCTCGTCCAGCCGGGCTTGAATTCGGTATTGAGTAAGCGCCTGAGCTTCAGCATCCCCTGTGGCTTGTGAAATGGCAGATACAGGAGATGGTTTAGCGGTAGCGCTACCCGTACTCATGATTGGGCATGTTGTCAGAACCAGAGCGAGTTTGCTGACTGCTGTTTTTCTGATTAGATTTGATGTTAATGAACTTGAAT carries:
- the lysA gene encoding diaminopimelate decarboxylase codes for the protein MYLHGSSKINSNGHLEIGGCDTTFLKERFGTPLYIVDEQLVRQRCREFIEAFRETGLKFQVAYASKAFCVMAMCALAAEEGMSLDVVSSGELFTALQAGFPAERIHFHGNNKTPEEIEMALDAQIGCFVVDSEMELHLLQALASERNQQVNILLRVTPGVEAHTHEYMGTGQEDSKFGFDIANGTARHAVEQAIRLDHLNLLGVHSHIGSQIFEVNGFQMAAERVAAFSREIKEQLQFSFKVINLGGGFGIRYTEEDTPLKISTYVQAIGEAVKTHFSGLYDELPEIWIEPGRSIVGDSGTTLYTVGSIKDIPQVRKYVSVDGGMTDNPRPALYQARYEAMLANRAYDANEETVSIAGKCCESGDMLIWDVELPRPTNGDLLAVASTGAYNYSMASNYNRIRRPAVVFVNNGEAELVVRRESYEDIVRNDVVPQRLVRDQAGSSVHPNAKITVSS
- the spoIIAA gene encoding anti-sigma F factor antagonist, which encodes MNLQIEMEHHRGVLIVRLSGELDHHTSDMVRMQMDEAIQRRQCEHIVLSLKNLQFMDSSGLGVILGRYKLIKQKGGKMAVCDVNPPVHRLLDMSGLFKIMPVYENEGNALTELEVVS
- the spoIIAB gene encoding anti-sigma F factor, translating into MRESTGNNFMSLQFAAKSENEAFARVAVAAFISRLDPTMDELSDLKTVVSEAVTNSIIHGYDSDPSGVVTIKVGIETDVVTLVIEDAGRGIEDLELAKQPLYTSKPELERSGMGFTIMENFMDEFEAVSEPGGGTSVRMKKRIESKKALYN
- a CDS encoding peptidylprolyl isomerase, with product MKKGRIDLENGGIVEIDFFPEEAPNTVANFEKLANSGYYNGLSFHRVIPGFVAQGGCPNGTGTGGPGYTIDCETATNTTKHAKGVLSMAHAGRNTGGSQFFICYAPQPHLDGVHTVFGQVTKGMEFIDAVKQGDKMKEVKVFDA
- a CDS encoding spore germination protein: MEHRPDQDHQDHQEDGAIGNEGYTAGKEEMSPWKKRQAQESAHYKHKKESERSDNVEESVLYWQGKDDISPRMKDNRETLKAVIGLGETFDVVFREMTLGGRHIGYLFLNTFAKDQVMVEVLKRLTYLTPDDLSTDGLQSYFENYIPHIQVEKSEKMSVVINKVLTGYSAFFMEGERFSVILDTRNYPVRNPEEPSLERVVRGARDGFTETMLTNVGLVRRRLRDPGLKFEAMQVGRRTRTDVCLGYIDDIVDKVMVDTVRDKIKNVDLDGIPLADKQLEETIINKGWNPYPLVRYSERPDVVASHIMEGRLVIFVDTSPSVMILPTTFFDLCQHAEENRQTAFMGSYLRWVRFIGIFASMFLLPMWLLMVINPELKPAFLDFIGPQKEAHLPLIAQFIIVELGVDLMRMAAVHTPTPLASAMGLIAAILVGDIAVKTGLFVNEVVLYMAVAAIGMFATPSYELGLANRLIRLFLLIAVAIFHVPGFIVGTTLIILMLTLHRSYNSSYLWPFIPFNAKAMASILFRMPVLNAPNRPSSNKTRDNTRMPNTDASTDSNSGNRQEH
- a CDS encoding stage V sporulation protein AB — protein: MIYVQGVLQIILGIAGGVAVGGGVIALFIVLDMIPRLAQLTRTYKQSRAYEKSMILGSVVGTVADFWNICLPLPGVLTWIPGLFCGVFIGLLAAALTEVLNLLPILAKRLHMTVYMFGLLMAMVLGKVTGSFFDWFVYNR
- a CDS encoding D-alanyl-D-alanine carboxypeptidase family protein, whose protein sequence is MKKKVVAFILACLVALTAVPVGGWAEESKPESKPKEGSAAELAPEALSAILMDADTGTVIYEKNSREKLPPASITKIMTMLLTMEAIHDGKLKLTDKVRASEYAASMGGSQIFLEPGEEMTVDEMLKGVAMASGNDASVAMAEKIAGSEQAFVELMNAKAQQLGLKDTHFANCNGLPVKNHYSSAHDIAVMSRELLKYPQITKYTGAYQDYLRKSSAKPFWLVNTNKLVRFYTGADGLKTGYTGEAKFCLSATAKRDGMRVVAVVLGEPNTKTRNNEVSSMFDYAFSQYTMKSVYKPGDLLGSVKVEKGVLPELKIQADRSYSVLVKKGGTKETLRHELQLAPSLKAPVRAGDPVGKLVVYQDGKRLKEFNITAPVAVEKAGWWKLFKRTMSNLFSL